The following proteins come from a genomic window of Lolium rigidum isolate FL_2022 chromosome 5, APGP_CSIRO_Lrig_0.1, whole genome shotgun sequence:
- the LOC124656584 gene encoding uncharacterized protein LOC124656584, protein MTRPSSTSVPTPPPAEELHSGAAIDVLTGDDLRDIFRRLSLADLLRAALASHRWRRVAARCLPRAPPLLGYFFHPVNTAPPPPIGIEEPAPVHYDAVFAPLDASSPRLSLDFAPEASRFELYDCHQGLLLLQPTGSLPKCIIPRILVLDPATRRSVLLPPPPRDTVPDDRRWRSSRFYVGSALLSRAHPSKLCFEAVCFAIDDGHPRAWVASVDNGECRWRALPRDEDVAVDFHPKWFEGRCVHAAGKMYWHICNSDRLLVLDPASLRFSYLLAPAELAEHYCTYRIGETPEDGRLCILAVANSSWLQLWVRGGEANKCSDNGWLVERDILHMRVVWEAVPGLPTDMAQRIFCVWPSDMDAGRTGKAFIRTFGYGRYSLHLDTGKIERLATTDGKDYGDPICAYFLAWPPAFLAPEYY, encoded by the coding sequence ATGACCCGGCCGTCTTCTACCTCGGTGCCGACGCCACCGCCGGCGGAGGagctacactcgggggcggcgatcGACGTCCTCACTGGGGACGACCTCCGCGACATCTTCCGCCGCCTCTCCCTCGCCGacctcctccgcgccgccctagcctctCACCGCTGGCGCCGCGTCGCCGCACGTTGCCTGCCCCGCGCCCCTCCCCTCCTCGGCTACTTCTTCCACCCCGTCaacaccgctcccccgccgcccatcGGGATCGAGGAACCTGCGCCAGTCCACTACGACGCCGTGTTCGCTCCCCTCGACGCCTCCTCGCCGCGCCTCTCCCTCGACTTCGCCCCTGAGGCCTCCCGCTTCGAGCTCTACGACTGCCACCAAGGCCTCCTGCTTCTGCAGCCGACCGGGTCGCTCCCCAAGTGCATCATCCCCCGCATCCTCGTCCTCGACCCTGCCACCCGCCGTAGCGTgcttctcccgccgccgccgcgcgacaCAGTCCCCGACGACCGCCGCTGGCGCAGCTCAAGGTTCTACGTCGGCTCCGCGCTGCTCTCCCGCGCGCACCCGAGCAAGCTCTGCTTCGAAGCCGTCTGCTTCGCCATCGACGACGGGCACCCGCGCGCTTGGGTCGCGTCTGTCGACAACGGCGAGTGCCGCTGGCGTGCGCTCCCGCGGGACGAGGACGTCGCGGTCGATTTTCATCCCAAGTGGTTCGAGGGCCGCTGCGTGCACGCCGCCGGGAAGATGTACTGGCACATCTGCAACTCCGATCGCCTGCTCGTGCTAGACCCTGCCTCGCTGCGCTTCTCCTACCTGCTGGCGCCGGCAGAGCTGGCGGAACACTACTGCACGTACCGCATCGGGGAGACGCCGGAGGACGGGCGGCTCTGCATCCTGGCCGTGGCGAACAGTTCGTGGCTGCAGCTCTGGGTGCGCGGCGGCGAGGCCAACAAGTGCAGCGACAACGGGTGGCTTGTCGAGAGGGATATCCTGCACATGCGCGTAGTGTGGGAGGCGGTTCCAGGCCTGCCCACGGACATGGCACAGAGGATCTTCTGCGTTTGGCCCAGCGACATGGACGCCGGCCGCACCGGCAAGGCCTTCATCAGGACCTTTGGATACGGCCGCTACTCGTTACATCTGGACACCGGCAAGATCGAGCGCCTTGCAACGACGGATGGCAAGGACTACGGGGACCCAATCTGCGCCTACTTCCTTGCGTGGCCGCCTGCGTTCCTCGCTCCCGAGTACTACTGA